In the Natronobacterium texcoconense genome, one interval contains:
- a CDS encoding PAS domain S-box protein: MTDTDRDDPSSEGGSEEEDALTDVPLDVRNVTAVVDDYAAAILDASGCVAAWNDGASQVTGYDEDAIVGSHYRVLFPESDRDEGKPERLLERARTEGGAEDRGWRVRRDGGRLWVREVLLAVSVDDGDVGAVAHEDGEPDGYGWFVQDRTDDHEREGELRAEKAFTESVLDAQPDILYAYDTDGELRDWNDRLEEVTGYDAAELATISPLELIAPTDRRRIDAAIDRVLEEGERVTAEGNLLTKDGDRIPYQFNSARITDETGTVLGFTGVGRDVSERKERERELREERAFLESVFQAQPDLVYAFDATRGYRKWNDRVPEVTGYTESELSEMEPLEFVVPEHRDRIDDAIDRVLESGERVATEADLLTKDGERIPYEFNSARITGEDGATLGFTGVGRNVSERKERERELERLDRLNGAIRAIDEAIVVAEGRQEIGSATVERLAQTDLYQFAAIGRTESTGDRPTLEAWAGEGIDADGLEDVLASFATPRGDAPNESTLEKRRIRAHTNLRESDVDAWRTDAREYEYGAVTVVPLVAGERKLGSLLIAAAEPSPFADRELEVLEEFGGTVGHAIHAMTLRRLLYTDTVVELEFESTDRGDVCVDLSRRLNCRLTVDHVLPLTDDAFVYYVTVSECDPDRIREDAVAHDAIRDVRSIDVDGDESHWELVVAETPIAGLLAEYGARIRAKTVDDGVSTDLVQVSPDADVRELVDVVTSVYPDATLVSKHTVERPVRTRGDFRQTVEARVTDRQQAALEAAYYGGYFEWPRRRSDAGDIAEQLGIARQTFHQHLRVAQRKLLTAYFEGAP, encoded by the coding sequence ATGACCGATACGGACAGAGACGACCCGTCCAGCGAGGGGGGTTCCGAGGAGGAAGATGCACTAACCGACGTACCGCTCGACGTTCGAAACGTGACTGCCGTCGTCGACGACTACGCCGCCGCGATCCTCGACGCCAGTGGGTGTGTCGCGGCGTGGAACGACGGCGCGAGCCAGGTTACGGGATACGACGAGGACGCGATCGTCGGGAGTCACTACCGCGTCCTCTTCCCGGAGTCAGACCGGGACGAGGGGAAACCTGAACGGCTACTCGAGCGGGCACGAACCGAGGGAGGAGCCGAAGACCGTGGCTGGCGCGTCCGACGTGACGGCGGTCGACTCTGGGTGAGGGAGGTACTCCTCGCCGTCAGCGTCGACGACGGCGACGTCGGCGCCGTCGCACACGAGGACGGCGAACCGGACGGCTACGGCTGGTTCGTCCAGGACCGGACCGACGACCACGAGCGCGAAGGCGAACTGCGTGCCGAGAAAGCCTTCACCGAAAGCGTCCTCGACGCTCAGCCGGACATCCTCTATGCATACGATACCGACGGCGAGTTGCGCGACTGGAACGACCGACTCGAGGAGGTGACCGGCTACGACGCAGCCGAACTCGCGACGATCAGCCCGCTCGAGTTGATCGCACCGACGGATCGAAGACGGATCGACGCGGCGATCGACCGCGTCCTCGAGGAGGGAGAGCGCGTCACCGCCGAGGGAAACCTCCTGACGAAAGACGGCGATCGGATCCCCTACCAGTTCAACAGCGCCCGCATCACCGACGAAACGGGGACCGTTCTCGGGTTCACCGGCGTCGGTCGCGACGTCAGCGAACGGAAGGAACGCGAGCGGGAACTTCGGGAGGAACGGGCGTTCCTGGAGAGCGTATTCCAGGCCCAGCCGGACCTCGTCTACGCGTTCGACGCAACGCGGGGGTACCGCAAGTGGAACGACCGCGTGCCGGAGGTGACGGGATACACGGAGTCAGAACTGTCAGAGATGGAGCCACTCGAGTTTGTCGTGCCGGAACATCGGGATCGGATCGACGACGCGATCGATCGCGTTCTCGAGAGCGGCGAACGCGTCGCTACCGAGGCGGATCTGTTGACCAAAGACGGGGAACGGATCCCCTACGAGTTCAACAGCGCTCGCATCACCGGCGAGGACGGGGCAACCCTCGGGTTTACCGGCGTCGGCCGTAACGTCAGCGAGCGGAAAGAACGTGAGCGGGAACTCGAACGTCTCGACCGGCTCAACGGCGCTATCCGGGCGATCGACGAGGCGATCGTGGTCGCAGAGGGCCGCCAAGAGATCGGATCCGCCACTGTGGAGCGACTCGCGCAGACGGATCTCTACCAGTTCGCCGCGATCGGTCGCACGGAGTCGACTGGTGATCGACCAACTCTCGAGGCGTGGGCGGGAGAGGGTATCGACGCGGATGGTCTCGAGGATGTGCTGGCCTCGTTCGCGACTCCGCGAGGCGACGCTCCGAACGAATCGACGCTCGAGAAACGGCGCATCCGGGCGCATACGAACCTCCGAGAGAGCGACGTCGACGCGTGGCGGACCGACGCTCGCGAGTACGAATACGGCGCAGTCACGGTCGTTCCGCTCGTCGCGGGCGAGCGCAAACTTGGATCTCTCCTGATCGCCGCTGCCGAGCCATCGCCGTTCGCCGATCGCGAACTCGAGGTGCTCGAGGAGTTCGGCGGAACCGTCGGTCACGCGATCCACGCGATGACGCTGCGACGACTGCTCTATACGGACACCGTCGTCGAACTCGAGTTCGAGTCGACCGATCGAGGTGACGTCTGCGTCGATCTCTCCCGGCGACTGAACTGTCGACTCACCGTCGATCACGTCCTCCCGCTGACCGACGACGCGTTCGTCTACTACGTCACCGTCTCGGAGTGCGACCCGGACCGGATCCGCGAGGACGCAGTGGCACACGACGCGATCCGGGACGTCCGGTCGATCGACGTCGACGGCGACGAGAGCCACTGGGAACTGGTCGTCGCCGAAACGCCGATCGCCGGTCTGCTCGCCGAGTACGGCGCCCGAATCCGGGCGAAGACCGTCGACGACGGCGTCTCGACCGATCTCGTACAGGTCAGCCCCGACGCGGACGTCCGCGAACTCGTCGATGTCGTGACCTCGGTCTACCCCGACGCGACCCTGGTCTCGAAACACACCGTCGAGCGACCGGTCAGGACTCGCGGTGACTTCCGACAGACTGTCGAGGCGAGGGTGACCGATAGACAGCAAGCCGCCCTCGAGGCGGCCTACTACGGCGGCTATTTCGAGTGGCCCCGACGCCGTAGCGACGCTGGCGATATCGCCGAACAGCTCGGAATCGCTCGCCAGACGTTCCACCAGCACCTCCGGGTCGCACAGCGGAAGTTGCTGACCGCCTATTTCGAGGGGGCGCCTTGA
- a CDS encoding RNA-guided endonuclease TnpB family protein, which produces MTTITKTLQATFVPPTAHKQSKLNDLLETYRDGLQEAFDSGASTMSAVSDIVTPYDLPYQAKAALCNYVPQLHKTYNAQELDDDHPIRLTNQAAKFDHSDERDHEFTWWVPRPGRGTNFWIPLQINPDQEDLWHDLVSEDAKAGEIRLQKHRKNWVLHVTVEYQVEEPSTDGDVTHIGLDIGETALITGCALKDGSPTNPFVCDGSRAKHLRKEMHTTLKRLQERDAAEWRIDDRFSYYQNALTDIVEKASRQAVEYARQFQNPVLVMEDLTYIRERLNYGRYMNRRLHSWAFARLQGRIEDKAMEAGIPVEYVNPEYTSQMCHLCHRIGRRDSQAEFRCPHDDCHVSTFQADINASANIARRVDPWGESVPLDKAERDDSPRDGSGCDTATAHREKSVPAQMTLTAFQESEPSASVHETGGLVQPARTEGSGDDD; this is translated from the coding sequence GTGACAACGATAACTAAAACTCTTCAAGCGACGTTTGTCCCACCGACAGCGCACAAGCAGTCGAAACTGAACGACCTGCTCGAAACGTATCGTGACGGACTGCAAGAAGCGTTCGACTCCGGGGCGAGTACCATGTCAGCGGTGAGTGATATCGTGACGCCCTACGACCTGCCGTATCAAGCGAAGGCTGCTCTGTGCAACTACGTCCCGCAACTCCACAAGACGTACAACGCACAGGAGTTAGACGACGATCACCCGATACGGCTCACGAACCAAGCAGCGAAGTTCGACCACTCCGACGAACGCGACCACGAGTTTACATGGTGGGTTCCACGCCCCGGTCGGGGAACGAACTTCTGGATTCCACTCCAAATCAACCCCGATCAAGAAGATCTCTGGCATGACCTCGTATCGGAGGACGCTAAGGCGGGCGAGATACGGCTTCAGAAACATCGGAAGAACTGGGTACTGCACGTCACCGTTGAGTACCAGGTTGAAGAACCATCGACGGACGGTGACGTCACGCACATCGGCTTAGATATCGGAGAAACCGCACTGATTACGGGCTGTGCCCTCAAGGACGGTTCTCCGACTAACCCGTTTGTGTGTGACGGAAGCAGAGCGAAGCATCTCCGCAAAGAGATGCACACGACCCTGAAACGCCTCCAAGAACGTGACGCTGCCGAGTGGCGGATTGACGATCGGTTCTCGTACTACCAGAACGCGCTCACCGACATCGTGGAGAAGGCGTCTCGGCAGGCCGTCGAGTACGCCCGACAGTTCCAGAACCCGGTGTTGGTGATGGAGGACTTGACATACATCCGTGAGCGTCTCAACTACGGGAGGTACATGAACCGCCGTCTTCACTCGTGGGCGTTCGCCCGATTGCAAGGGCGCATCGAAGACAAGGCGATGGAAGCAGGCATCCCAGTCGAGTACGTGAATCCAGAGTACACTTCGCAGATGTGCCACTTGTGCCACCGTATCGGTCGGCGGGACTCACAGGCCGAGTTCCGGTGTCCACACGACGACTGCCACGTTTCGACGTTTCAGGCCGACATCAACGCTTCCGCAAATATCGCACGACGGGTTGACCCGTGGGGAGAGAGCGTCCCGCTTGACAAGGCGGAGCGCGATGACTCGCCTCGGGATGGGAGCGGTTGTGACACCGCCACGGCTCACCGTGAGAAGAGCGTACCAGCGCAGATGACTCTCACGGCGTTCCAAGAGTCGGAACCCTCTGCCAGCGTTCACGAGACCGGAGGTCTCGTGCAGCCCGCCAGAACCGAAGGTTCTGGAGACGACGACTAA
- a CDS encoding DUF7344 domain-containing protein, giving the protein MSSTLADDSFTTTAFEVLSDSRRRCLLRVLLDRPDEPPDDVTLSSVATEIASREQRRAIVSDDRCSRVEVALVHRHVPMLADAGVVVRESTAEGTTLSPTDHPLLEADWVHALLENPGLDADRLDRTLDALAPDRRRTVCEVLATRRDAVHLEDLAATIVARETDRRLVDVSADDCSSLATDLAHSHLPVLTDVDLLEYDRGDRTVALATDADLWQVDWASESPLEAVVGPLDRSEESRTADDGGVGNGACWTIQGPENVVAYAHEIADSADDELVVTVPDDGMIQQQCLERWRAAVDRGVDVYVGSRSELVHETVRAAVPGAIVCEPQFDWINFPVERLHHGRVVFADRERAMLVSVTEHGAGEGPHATAIAGSGEDNALVSLLREHFGPRLDRLAEEFDSDVPAATDVEATPLPL; this is encoded by the coding sequence ATGAGTTCGACACTGGCTGACGACAGCTTCACGACTACCGCGTTCGAAGTCCTCTCCGATTCTCGCCGCCGTTGCTTGCTCCGCGTTCTCCTCGACCGTCCCGACGAACCGCCGGACGACGTCACGCTCTCGAGCGTCGCGACCGAGATTGCCAGCCGGGAACAGCGCCGGGCGATCGTCTCGGACGACCGCTGTTCTCGCGTCGAGGTCGCGCTCGTCCACCGTCACGTCCCGATGCTCGCCGACGCTGGGGTCGTCGTCCGGGAGTCGACCGCCGAGGGAACGACTCTCTCGCCGACCGACCACCCGCTTCTCGAGGCCGACTGGGTCCACGCGCTGCTCGAGAATCCCGGACTGGACGCGGACCGACTCGACCGGACGCTGGACGCGCTCGCGCCGGACCGTCGACGGACGGTCTGTGAGGTGCTCGCGACGAGACGCGACGCCGTCCACCTCGAGGACCTCGCCGCGACGATCGTCGCCCGCGAGACCGATCGACGCCTCGTCGACGTCTCGGCCGACGACTGTTCGTCGCTCGCGACCGACCTCGCCCACAGCCATCTGCCCGTGCTTACCGACGTCGACCTCCTCGAGTACGACCGCGGGGACCGGACGGTCGCGCTCGCGACCGACGCCGACCTGTGGCAGGTCGACTGGGCGAGCGAGAGCCCGCTCGAGGCAGTGGTAGGGCCGCTGGACCGTTCCGAAGAGAGTCGAACGGCCGACGACGGCGGGGTGGGAAACGGCGCGTGCTGGACGATCCAGGGGCCCGAGAACGTCGTCGCGTACGCCCACGAGATCGCCGACAGTGCCGACGACGAACTCGTCGTGACGGTACCTGACGATGGGATGATCCAGCAACAGTGTCTCGAGCGCTGGCGTGCGGCCGTCGATCGCGGCGTCGACGTCTACGTCGGCTCGCGGTCGGAGCTGGTCCACGAGACGGTCCGGGCGGCGGTACCCGGAGCGATCGTCTGTGAGCCTCAGTTCGACTGGATCAACTTCCCGGTCGAACGACTCCACCACGGCCGAGTCGTGTTCGCCGACCGCGAGCGTGCCATGCTGGTATCGGTCACCGAGCACGGAGCGGGCGAGGGACCACACGCGACGGCGATCGCCGGGAGCGGCGAGGACAACGCGCTGGTGTCGTTACTGCGTGAGCACTTCGGTCCGAGACTCGATCGGCTGGCCGAGGAGTTCGACAGCGACGTGCCGGCCGCTACTGACGTCGAAGCGACGCCGCTTCCGCTGTAG
- a CDS encoding calcium/sodium antiporter encodes MLSGIGLFVVLLVAGAAALYVGAELLVAGAGRLALGIGLRAATVGVTVIAFATTAPELFVATIGALQVSTDIGLGAILGSNIANVGLVLGVTALIKPLAVSERVMRRHVPTMVLAALLLLAFGANGRIGRLEGAIFLLVLTAFTGFLLYYVNADPAPVADDPDAGEGVAAKDVALVVGGLIALVVGSRWLVSGGTGLLSALGFSDLFIGLTVLALGTSLPELAASVIGAIRDETDFAIGNVVGSNIYNILAVLGIVALITPIEIASSTLRFELPALIVFTLVLTAMMGYGRGLSRVDGAVLVAGYGAFIYLLVP; translated from the coding sequence ATGCTTTCGGGGATCGGACTCTTCGTCGTGCTCCTTGTGGCCGGTGCCGCTGCACTGTACGTCGGGGCGGAACTCCTGGTCGCCGGCGCGGGACGACTCGCACTCGGGATCGGATTACGTGCCGCGACCGTCGGCGTCACTGTCATCGCGTTCGCGACGACCGCACCCGAACTGTTCGTCGCGACGATCGGCGCACTCCAGGTCTCGACGGATATCGGTCTGGGAGCGATCCTCGGGTCGAACATCGCGAACGTGGGGCTGGTCCTGGGTGTGACCGCGCTCATCAAACCGCTTGCTGTCAGCGAGCGAGTGATGCGCCGCCACGTCCCCACCATGGTACTCGCGGCGCTGCTGTTGCTCGCGTTCGGTGCGAACGGTCGAATCGGCCGACTCGAGGGTGCAATCTTCCTGCTCGTCCTCACTGCATTCACCGGTTTCCTGCTGTACTACGTCAACGCAGATCCGGCACCGGTCGCCGACGACCCCGACGCCGGCGAAGGCGTCGCAGCGAAGGACGTCGCGCTCGTCGTCGGGGGCCTGATCGCGCTCGTCGTCGGCTCCCGGTGGCTCGTCTCGGGCGGAACTGGCCTACTGTCGGCGCTCGGCTTCTCGGACCTCTTTATCGGATTGACAGTACTCGCACTCGGCACCTCGCTACCGGAACTGGCGGCGTCGGTCATCGGTGCCATCCGGGACGAAACCGATTTCGCGATCGGCAACGTGGTCGGTTCGAACATCTACAACATCCTCGCCGTCCTCGGGATCGTGGCCCTGATCACACCGATCGAAATCGCCTCGAGCACGCTCCGGTTCGAACTCCCCGCGCTAATCGTCTTCACGCTCGTCCTCACCGCGATGATGGGGTACGGTCGCGGCCTCTCTCGAGTGGACGGCGCGGTTCTCGTCGCTGGCTACGGCGCGTTCATCTACCTGCTCGTGCCGTGA
- a CDS encoding Lrp/AsnC family transcriptional regulator produces the protein MGDGSGNGYRLDEIDRRIIYALMADARNTSAPAIAEEVSVSGATIRNRIAQLEEHGVIEGYHATVDFEHAEGALMNLFLCHVPFGEVEGAARKIGTIPGVINVRELMGGRINLHVLAVGTDTADLRRVGRELEKLDVEIEDEYLLQTEHDFPYAPYGPADGRRREPLADYISLTGGAEVVEVTVHEDAPIAGRTLEGAARDDVLEDQTLVVAIERDDAVITPHGDTEIRPNDVVTVFSPSESDEPTLRGFRGPDDENSLRSPGLE, from the coding sequence ATGGGAGACGGCAGTGGGAACGGTTATCGACTCGACGAGATCGATCGTCGGATCATCTACGCACTGATGGCCGACGCCAGAAACACGTCGGCCCCGGCGATTGCCGAGGAGGTGAGCGTCTCCGGGGCGACGATCCGAAACCGGATCGCACAGCTCGAGGAACACGGCGTCATCGAGGGGTATCACGCCACTGTCGACTTCGAGCACGCCGAGGGCGCGCTGATGAACCTCTTTCTGTGTCACGTCCCTTTCGGCGAGGTCGAGGGAGCCGCCCGGAAGATCGGAACGATTCCGGGCGTCATCAACGTCCGCGAACTGATGGGTGGCCGGATCAATCTCCACGTACTCGCCGTGGGAACGGACACGGCTGACCTCCGGCGTGTCGGCCGAGAACTCGAGAAGCTAGACGTCGAAATCGAGGACGAGTACCTGCTCCAGACCGAACACGACTTTCCCTACGCGCCGTACGGACCGGCCGACGGCCGCCGCCGGGAGCCACTCGCGGACTACATCAGCCTCACCGGTGGCGCCGAAGTCGTCGAGGTGACGGTCCACGAAGATGCACCGATAGCCGGCCGTACGCTCGAGGGCGCCGCACGGGACGACGTGCTCGAGGATCAGACGCTCGTCGTGGCGATCGAGCGCGACGACGCCGTGATCACACCCCACGGTGACACGGAGATCCGTCCGAACGACGTCGTAACCGTCTTCTCGCCGAGCGAGAGCGACGAACCGACGCTTCGAGGATTCCGTGGCCCGGACGACGAGAACTCGCTGCGATCGCCCGGACTCGAGTAA
- a CDS encoding TlpA family protein disulfide reductase, translating into MPRLTRRHALHAGVVSSLALAGCTDSIDRIPVVGGGEIDDVVDEQDGPVTLERVDGDSIEEHPVVDTDRELTLLYFFATWCEPCAPQNEELADVEAAIGDDVAMHAISPESDTDLVADYWADSPSSFPALVDPDAAVMEYFSVRGYPSLVLVDSSGRVLWEPGDERENLAIGTVPADVILEQLE; encoded by the coding sequence ATGCCCCGTCTGACGAGACGACACGCCCTTCACGCTGGCGTCGTCTCCTCGCTTGCCCTCGCTGGCTGTACCGACTCGATCGATCGCATTCCCGTCGTCGGCGGCGGTGAAATCGACGATGTCGTCGACGAACAGGACGGTCCCGTTACGCTCGAGCGCGTCGACGGCGACTCGATCGAGGAGCATCCGGTCGTCGACACCGACCGAGAACTGACACTCCTGTACTTTTTCGCGACATGGTGTGAGCCCTGTGCGCCACAGAACGAGGAACTCGCCGACGTCGAAGCAGCGATCGGCGACGACGTCGCGATGCACGCGATTTCGCCGGAGTCCGATACCGACCTCGTCGCCGACTACTGGGCGGACAGTCCGTCGTCGTTTCCCGCCCTCGTCGATCCAGATGCCGCCGTCATGGAGTACTTCTCGGTGCGTGGCTACCCCTCGCTGGTCCTCGTCGACTCGAGCGGGCGCGTTCTCTGGGAACCCGGCGACGAACGGGAGAACCTCGCTATCGGAACGGTGCCGGCTGACGTGATCCTCGAGCAACTCGAGTAG
- a CDS encoding shikimate dehydrogenase, translated as MDVFGLLGNPVGHSLSPPMHEAAYDELGLEARYVAFEPDVDDLEAAIDGARALGITGLNVTIPFKQDVLESDAVAVDEMATRIGAVNTIDFSGERPTGHNTDASGALRALREHDVVVEGATAVVVGAGGAGRAISFGLADAGATVEIANRTEESAHELAAEVPNATGHGLEDGTLEDLLAEADILVNATSVGMEEDATPVPADALHDELAVLDAVYRPLETRLLRDAADVGATTVDGAWMLLYQGVEAFELWTGRDAPVASMNDALRSRL; from the coding sequence ATGGACGTGTTCGGTCTGCTCGGCAACCCCGTGGGACACTCGCTGTCGCCGCCGATGCACGAGGCGGCCTACGACGAACTCGGACTCGAGGCCAGATACGTCGCGTTCGAACCGGACGTCGACGACCTCGAGGCTGCTATCGACGGGGCACGTGCCCTCGGCATTACGGGACTGAACGTGACGATCCCGTTCAAACAGGACGTGCTCGAGAGCGATGCAGTCGCCGTCGACGAGATGGCGACCCGGATCGGCGCGGTCAACACGATCGACTTCTCGGGGGAGCGACCGACGGGACACAACACCGACGCCTCGGGCGCGCTGCGGGCGCTTCGAGAGCACGACGTCGTGGTCGAGGGAGCGACGGCAGTGGTCGTCGGTGCCGGCGGCGCTGGCCGTGCGATCTCGTTTGGGCTGGCCGACGCCGGCGCGACCGTCGAAATTGCGAACCGAACAGAGGAGTCGGCCCACGAACTCGCCGCCGAAGTGCCGAACGCGACCGGGCACGGACTCGAGGACGGAACCCTCGAAGACCTGCTCGCAGAAGCAGATATTCTGGTCAACGCCACGAGCGTCGGCATGGAGGAAGACGCGACGCCGGTTCCGGCCGACGCGCTCCACGACGAACTGGCCGTACTGGACGCGGTTTACCGGCCGCTCGAGACGCGACTCCTGCGTGACGCGGCCGACGTCGGCGCGACGACCGTCGACGGGGCCTGGATGTTGCTCTATCAGGGGGTCGAAGCGTTCGAACTGTGGACCGGGCGGGACGCACCGGTCGCGTCGATGAACGACGCGTTGCGATCACGACTGTAG
- a CDS encoding helix-hairpin-helix domain-containing protein, translating into MAILDTLKSLLGLDDSGSERQPSREVGVTVEREGPGSADGSSETGVDEDAAADEAAAAGSTASSSTDTMVEPTEKPEEAAEPAEATGPTTTDATPTETKTPDETKTADESTTVDETPDETTTVDETPAAEPEDETETEPVVEIKGIGPAYADRLADAGVETVADLAEADATDLAEATDISEKRIQGWIDRAEVR; encoded by the coding sequence ATGGCAATCCTCGACACACTGAAGTCACTGTTGGGACTCGACGATTCGGGTTCGGAACGCCAGCCCTCCCGAGAGGTCGGAGTCACCGTCGAACGGGAAGGACCGGGTTCGGCCGACGGTAGCTCCGAGACCGGAGTCGACGAGGACGCGGCCGCGGACGAGGCTGCAGCGGCCGGCTCGACTGCGTCGAGTTCGACTGACACGATGGTCGAACCGACCGAGAAGCCGGAGGAAGCCGCTGAACCGGCCGAAGCTACCGGCCCGACGACGACGGATGCCACCCCAACCGAGACCAAGACTCCGGACGAGACCAAGACAGCGGACGAGAGCACGACAGTAGACGAGACTCCAGATGAGACCACGACAGTAGACGAGACTCCGGCGGCGGAACCAGAAGACGAAACGGAAACCGAACCCGTCGTCGAGATCAAGGGAATCGGGCCGGCCTACGCCGACCGGCTCGCGGACGCCGGCGTCGAAACCGTCGCCGACCTCGCCGAGGCCGACGCAACCGACCTCGCCGAAGCCACCGACATCTCCGAGAAGCGAATTCAGGGCTGGATCGACAGGGCCGAAGTCAGGTAA
- the pabB gene encoding aminodeoxychorismate synthase, component I has translation MIDPRVVTTLDAFRTAVREDESRSADSSTARRVPVEVQVPVTDPFLAYRRARDGRDGGVFLETTGGQPGWGYFGVDPVDRLTVGPDAVTRDRTDELRSPTLAALEGLLADDGLVRGSCDVPYPCGAVGWLSYDVARELEDLPESAADDRGLPRLEVEVYDRLAAWEGPIEGDDVTLRVTACPRIDGDLEAAYERGRERALELARAVLEGDPIVGEPPVETDESTFESDCGREAFAERVERVKEYVRDGDTFQANISQRLTAPAAVHPVAAYDALRRVNPAPYSCLLEFRAADLVSASPELLLERDRDFVRTEPIAGTRPRGETPEEDDRLEEDLLADEKERAEHAMLVDLERNDLGKVCAYGSVAVDEYRRIDRYSEVMHLVSNVTGRLRPEQTLDDAVAAVFPGGTITGAPKPRTMEIIDELEATRRGPYTGSVGIFGFDGRATLNIIIRTLVRQDEEYHLRVGAGIVHDSEPYREYDETLDKARALINAVDEALGERAEMALETDGGSSGAVLEDEIDGGEADE, from the coding sequence ATGATTGATCCACGCGTCGTTACGACGCTCGACGCGTTCCGGACGGCCGTTCGCGAGGACGAGAGCCGGTCGGCCGACTCGTCGACGGCCCGCCGCGTTCCCGTCGAGGTCCAGGTACCCGTCACCGATCCGTTTCTCGCCTACCGTCGAGCGCGTGACGGCCGCGACGGTGGCGTCTTCCTCGAGACGACCGGCGGCCAGCCGGGGTGGGGCTACTTCGGCGTCGATCCGGTCGATCGACTGACCGTCGGCCCCGACGCAGTGACGCGGGACCGAACGGACGAGCTCCGATCACCGACGCTCGCCGCACTCGAGGGACTGCTCGCCGACGACGGTCTCGTCCGTGGCTCGTGTGACGTCCCCTACCCCTGTGGGGCCGTCGGCTGGCTCTCCTACGACGTCGCTCGCGAACTCGAGGACCTGCCGGAGTCGGCGGCCGACGACCGGGGACTCCCGCGACTCGAGGTCGAAGTGTACGACCGACTGGCGGCCTGGGAAGGACCAATCGAGGGCGACGACGTCACGCTTCGCGTGACGGCCTGTCCGCGGATCGACGGCGACCTCGAGGCGGCCTACGAACGCGGCCGGGAACGCGCACTCGAACTCGCTCGCGCCGTCCTCGAGGGCGATCCGATCGTCGGGGAGCCACCGGTCGAGACTGACGAATCCACGTTCGAGAGCGACTGCGGACGCGAGGCCTTTGCAGAGCGCGTCGAACGGGTCAAGGAGTACGTCCGCGACGGCGACACCTTCCAGGCGAACATCTCCCAACGACTGACCGCGCCCGCGGCCGTCCACCCCGTCGCGGCCTACGACGCCTTGCGGCGGGTCAACCCCGCGCCGTACTCGTGTCTGCTCGAGTTTCGCGCGGCGGATCTGGTGAGTGCGAGTCCGGAACTGCTGCTCGAACGTGATCGGGACTTCGTGCGAACCGAGCCGATCGCCGGCACGCGACCGCGCGGCGAGACGCCCGAGGAAGACGACCGACTCGAGGAGGACCTGCTCGCCGACGAAAAAGAGCGCGCCGAACACGCGATGCTGGTCGACTTAGAGCGCAACGACCTCGGGAAGGTCTGTGCGTACGGCTCCGTCGCGGTCGACGAGTACCGGCGGATCGACCGCTACTCGGAGGTGATGCATCTCGTCTCGAACGTGACGGGACGGCTTCGACCCGAGCAGACGCTCGACGACGCCGTCGCTGCGGTCTTCCCCGGCGGGACGATCACCGGCGCACCGAAGCCGCGAACGATGGAAATCATCGACGAACTCGAGGCGACGCGACGCGGTCCCTACACCGGTAGCGTCGGAATCTTCGGCTTCGACGGCCGGGCGACGCTGAACATCATCATCCGGACGCTGGTTCGCCAGGACGAGGAGTATCACCTGCGAGTGGGTGCTGGCATCGTTCACGACTCCGAACCCTACCGCGAGTACGACGAGACGCTGGACAAGGCCCGCGCGCTCATCAACGCGGTCGACGAGGCACTGGGCGAGCGGGCGGAGATGGCACTCGAGACCGACGGTGGCTCGAGTGGTGCCGTACTTGAGGACGAGATAGATGGGGGTGAGGCCGATGAGTGA